The Tistrella bauzanensis DNA window CGCCGGCGCGCTGACGGTCGGCCCCGGCATCGACGACAGCGAACTGACCCCGGTGATCTCCGACGGCCAGCGCGACAAGATCGAGGCCATGTGCCTGCGCGCGGTGCAGGACGGTGCCCGCGCCGTCGCCGGCGGCCGGCGGATCGAGCGTCCGGGCTATTTCATGGCCCCCACCGTGCTGGCCGATGCGACGCCGGATTCGGAAATCGCCCAGCAGGAAGTGTTCGGCCCGGTGCTGACCATCCTGCCCTTCGACGATGCCGAAGAAGCGCTCGCCATCGCCAACGGCACCGATTACGGTCTGTGTGCCGGTGTCTATACCCGCGATCTGGCCCGCGCGCATCTGGTGGCCGAGCGTCTGGTGGCCGGTCAGGTGTTCGTGAATGAGTGGTTTGCCGGTGGCATCGAAACGCCGTTCGGCGGTATGAAGCGGTCGGGTTATGGTCGCGAAAAGGGTGTCGAAGCCCTGCTCGGCTATGTCCAGACCAAGAATGTCGCGATCCGGCTGACCGCCGGCGCGGCCGGCCGGCCCGGCGCCTGACTGACGCTGACCGGCCTCATCCACGACTGATAGGAGCAAGCAGCGCAATGTCGGGCAAGATCGAGGCGCGTCTCGCAGAACTGGGCATCACCCTGCCGGTGCCCGCCGTCCCCGTCGCGAATTACGTGCCATACGCCGTGACCGGCAATCTCGTCTACACCTCCGGCCAGGTGCCGGTCGCCGATGGCGCGGTTGCCTGGAAGGGCAAGCTCGGCGCCGAACGCTCGATCGAGGATGGCGTCGCCTCGGCGCGGCTGTGCGCGCTGAACTGCATCGCCCAGTTGAAGGCCGCCTGCGGTGGCGACCTCGACCGTGTGAAGCGGATCGTGAAGGTCGTGATCTTCGTCTCCTCGGCCGCCGGCTTCAACGATCAGCCCAAGGTCGGCAACGGCGCCTCCGACGTGCTGGTCGAGATCTTCGGCGACGCGGGCAAACATGCCCGCTCGGCCGTGGGGGTGAACGAACTGCCCCTGGACGTGACGACGGAAGTCGAGATCGTCGCCGAGATCGCCTGATCCGGACCTGATGCCGCCGCAAATCTCTCCCCGGGGTTTGCGGCGGTTCTGCTTTGAGGCATCCCCCGCCGCCCCGGAGACCCCCGCCCCATGACCACCGCCACCACCACTGACGCGACCGCCGCCACCATCACCGGCGGCGAGGCCATCATCCGCACGCTGATCGCCCATGGCATCGACACCGCGTTCTGCGTGCCGGGCGAAAGCTATCTGGCGGTGCTGGAAGGGTTGCGGGTGCATGACGACCGGATCCGCCTGCTGGTCCATCGCCACGAGACCGGCGCTGCCTGTGCCGCCGAAGCCTGGGCGCGGGCACGGCGCCTGCCGGGCATTGCCATGGTCACCCGTGGCCCCGGCGCCAGCAACGCGGCCCATGGCGTGCATGTGGCGGCGCAGGATTCAACGCCCCTGGTGCTGATGGTGGGCCAGATCGCCACCGCCGAATACGGGCTGGAGGCGTTCCAGGAGGTCGACTACACCGCCATGTTCGGCCAGGCGGTCAAGGCGGTGATCGAGCCGCGCGCCGCCGCCGACTGTGCCGGCGCCACCGCGCGCGCCCTGCGCATCGCCATGGCCGGCCGCCCCGGCCCGGTGATCCTGGTCCTGCCGGAAGACGTGACCGAGGGCGTGCTGACCGGGGATGCCGCCGCCACCGTGCCCGATATCAGCCACGGCATCGCCGCCCATGCGCTGGATCTGGCGCATCTGCGCGCCGCCGCCGGCCTGCCGGGTGCGGCGGCGGTGATCGCCGCCGCCGAGGCGCTGTCGCAGGCGGCGCGCCCGATCATCATCGGCGGCGAGATCGCGGCCTTCGACCGCGCCCATGGCGCGCTGGACCGGCTGGCCCGATTGACCGGCGCCGGGCTTGCCACCGCCTTCCGCCGCCAGGATCTGGTGCCGGCCGATCATCCGGCGTGGTTCGGGCATCTGGGACTGGGCCGCAGCCCGGCCCAGAAGCGTGCCTTCGCCGAAGCCGATCTGATCCTGATCGCCGGCAGCCGGCTGGACGACGTGACCACCGAGGGCTGGACGATGCCGGCCGCCGATCAGACCGTGATCCATCTCTATCCCGATGCGGATGCGATCGCCCGCGCCGCCGGACGAAACCCCCATCTGCCCGCGCATCTGCTGGTGGGCGACGTCACGGCCAGCCTGGATGCGCTGTCCGACCGGCTGGCCGATACCATCCCGCCGGCCGACCGGATCAACTGGCGTGATGCCATCCATGGCGAGGTCACGCGTTTCGCCGCCGATCCGGTGCGCCCGGTGCTGGGCGCCGTGGACATGGCGGCGGTCGTGATGACCACAGCCAGCATCGCCGGCCCCGATGCGGCGGTCGCGATCGATGCCGGCAATTTCGCGGGCTTCGTGCATCGCTACTGGCCGTTCACCCGTCCCGACACGCAGTTCGCCACCCAGGCCGGCGCCATGGGCTATGGCCTGCCCGCCGGGCTGGGGGCGGCGGCGGCCGATGACCGGCGCCCGGTGGTGGTGTTCGCCGGCGATGGCGGCTTCATGATGACCGGCCAGGAACTGGCCACCGCCGTGCTGGAACGGCTGCCGGTCAAGGTAATCGTGGTCGACAATGGCGTCTATGGCACCATTCTGATGCACCAGACCCGCCGCATCGGCCGTGGGCGCGACCATGGCGTGGTGCTGTCGCGGCCCGATTTCGCGATGCTGGCCCGCGCCTATGGCGCCGCCGGCTTCACGGTGGAGCGGACGGAGGATTTCGCCGGGGCATTCCGCGCGGCACTTGCCCATGACGGCCCGGCGCTGGTGCATGTGAAGACCGACCCGCGCGACATCTCGGCCTATGGCCCCCTGGCCTGAGCCGCCAACGACAGAGTGGCCGCCGACGACAGAGTGATTGACATGTGGCGCCATGAACGCCTGAGTTGCGTGTCGTCACATCTTCCGTTATGACCGGATCAGGCCGTTCATGAGGTGCGATGGTCTGTCGCCCGCCTGACCGCCGGCGATCCGCGATCAGACGGAGTGTCCTCGATGGACCAGCCCGCCCTGGCAGTCACCGCCCTGGCAGTCACCGCCCTGGCACCGACAGCCCCGGAACCGGCAGCCCCGGAACCGGCCCGCTGGGTGCGGTTCCATGGCCGGCGCCCGACCTTCCGGCGGCTGGTGATGCGCGGGGCGCTGCTCGAACTGCTGACCGCCGGCTTCTATCGGTTCTGGCTGGCCACCGATATCCGCCGGCATCTGTGGTCGCATACCCTGATCGATGGCGACCCGCTGGAATATGTCGGCCGGGCGCGCGAGCTGCTGATCGGCTTTCTGGTCGCCACCGCCATCCTGGTGCCGGTCTATCTGGCCTATTTCCTGATCGGGCTTGAGGCGACACGGCTGCAGGCCTTCGCCGGCCTGCCGCTGGTGCTTGTGCTGTATGTGTTCGCGGGCTTCGCCGCCTATCGGTCGCGGCGCTATCGGGTCACCCGCACGGTCTGGCGGGGCCTGCGCGCCTCGATGACCGGATCGGGGATCGGCTATGCGCTGCGGATGGTGGCCTGGGATCTGCTGGTGGTGATCAGCCTGGGGCTGGCGCTGCCATGGCGGCAGGCGGCGCTGGAACGCTATAAGATGCGCCACACCGCCTATGGCACGCTGGCGGGCGCCTTCGACGGCACCGGCGGCGCCCTGTTCCGGCGGGGCTGGCCCTTATGGCTGCTGGCAATCCCCGGCGTGCTGCTGATCATTCCCATCCCGTTCCTGGTGGCCGCTTTCCGCGCGATCCTGTGGCAGTGGTGGGTGTCGAACATCCGCTTCGGCGCGGTGCGCTTTCACAGCTATCTGGACCGCGACAGCCTGTTCGGCTGCTATTGGAAGGCCACCGGCTGGGCCGTGCTGCTGGCGGTGATGATGGGCCTGTGGCTCGGCGGTGTGCTGGGTATTGCCGCCGCGCTGGCGACGGCGCCGGTGCCGGGAGGCACGCCTGATTATGCCATGGCATTTCAGCACCCGCTGGTGGTGGCCGGCATCGCCATCGGCTATCTGCTGATGGTGCTGGGGTTGGGGGTGGTGATCCGGATCTATCTGACCCGCGATATCTGGGCGCGGATCGCCGAGACCACCGCCATCCATGGTCTGTCGGCCGCCGATGGCGTCACCGGCCAGGGCAGCGCCGCCGATGCGCTGGGCGAAGGCTTTGCCGGCGGGTTCGACCTCAATCTGGGCGGGATCTGATGCCTCCCGACCAGGCGGATCGGCCGCCGGCGGTTTTCTACGACGGCGCCTCGAACCGCAGGCATCCGGTGCGGCTTGTCACGGGCCCCGATCTGGCGATGGAGGAAGACGGCGTCACCATCGCGCGCTGGGCGTATGGCGACATCCGGCGTGCCGACGGCGATGGCCGGCTGCGCCTGCGCTGCCTGTCGGGCCCGCCACTGGCCCGGCTGGAGATCGCCGACGAGGCCCTGGCGGCCAGCCTGCTCGCCCGCCTGCCGGCGTCGGGGCGCGACGCGGGTCGTGGCCATGGCCGCGCCCGCCAGATCGTCGGCTGGTCGCTGGCGGCCTGTGTGTCGATCCTGGCCCTTGTCCTCTATGGCATCCCCTTCGCCGCCGGCCGGCTGGCGCCGCTGGTGCCGTTGAGCGTGGAACAGCGCCTGGGCGATGCCACCGACACACGGCTGCGCGCCATGCTCGGCGGCCGGGTCTGCACCCGCCCCGATGGCGCGGCGGCCCTGGCGCGGATGGTGGAGGCGCTCGGCACGGCCGGCGGCATCGCCCGCCCGGTCGAGGTGCTGGTGCTGTCATCGCCGGTCGCCAATGCGGTAACCCTGCCCGGCGGGCGGATCTATGTTTTCGACGGCCTGTTGCGCAAAGCGGAAACCCCGGATGAACTGGCCGGGCTGATCGCCCACGAGATGGGCCATGTCCACAATCGCGACGGCCTGCGCACGGTGATCCGGGCCGGCGGCACCTCGTTTCTGATCGGCCTGCTGTTCGGCGACGTCACCGGTGGCGCCGCGATCATCTTCGCGGCCAACGCCCTGCTCGATGCCGCGCAGTCGCGCGATGCCGAGCGCGTGGCCGATGATTTCGCCGCCGCCACCGTCACCGCCCTGGGGCGTCCGCCCGCCGCCTTCGGCGACTTGCTGGTGCGCATCACCGGCAGCGACAGCCGGGGGACGATCCTTGACAGCCACCCGGTCAGTGTCGAACGGCTCGACCGGCTGGCAGCGGCGCCCGGCACCGCCCAGACGCTGTCATCAGGACCGGCCCTTCTGGATGATGCCGGCTGGCAGGCCCTGCGGCAGATCTGCGCCGATGCCGCCACCGGCTCTCATCCTGGCCCCGATGGCCCCAAAGGCCCGGTCCGGCGGTCGGACAAGCAGAACCGGCCCTGAGGCGGCGGCCACCGGATCGTCGCAGCCGGGATGCGATCGCTTTTGGTTTGTATTCACCAATCTCATCAACCCAGAATAATGTTGAAGATTCCGCGGGGCGGGAGATACTTGGGAAGACATAACCCTGACGTTTCAGATCCGTGCCCGCGTCGCCCCCAGCGTGCCGGATCCACCCACTCCATGCATGACCGGGCACCCCGGCGCCGCCTGCCCCCGCGCCACAGCCGGCGACGCTTTGCACCGTCGTTTTGACGCGACGGCAATGGCGTCGAGACTCCGTCGAAAAATGCAACCATAGGTAATTTGTTCATCAGGACGACTCTCCGATGAGGACATTCTGCGCAGCACTGTGGGGCAGGCGACCCTGTGTCGGCCGTGACGGCCGATGACAGAGGGAGAGGCCATGTCGCCCATACCCGCATCCTGCACGGCCGCGCCATCGCGGATCGTGCTGGTCACCGGTGCCAGCAAGGGCATCGGTCGCGGCGCGGCCCTGCATTTTCTGGGCGCGGGCGACATCGTTCATGGCTGCACGCGCGGTGATGCCGGCATCGATCATGCCGCCTATCACCATCATACGCTGGATGTGGCCGACGAGGCGGCGGTGAAGGCGATGTGCGGCCGCATCCGCCGCACCCATGGCCGGATCGACGTGCTGGTCAACGCCGCCGGTATCGCATCGATGAACCATGCCCTGCTGACCCCGGCGGCGACGCTGGACGCCATGCTGCGCACCAATGTCGTCGGCAGCTTCGTCTGCGCGCGGGAAGCCGCCCGCCTGATGCGGCCCGAGGCGCGACGGAAGGATGCACAAGACGACATCGATGCCGCCGATACCGGATCGCCGCCAGCCGGTGGCCGGATCATCAATCTGACCAGCGTCGCCGTGCCGCTGCGGCTGGCGGGTGCCGCCGCCTATGCCGCGTCGAAGGCCGCGGTCGAAAGCCTGACCGGCACCCTGGCCCGCGAACTGGCGCCGCAGGGCATCACCGTCAATGCCGTCGGTCCGGGGCCGGTGCGCACCCGCCTGACCCGCACCGTGCCGGCCGAGACCATCGACCGGCTGCTTGCGGCCCAGGCGGTGCCGCGTCTGGCCGCCATGGACGAGGTGGTGCGGGTGATCGATTTCCTGGCCGCACCGGGGGCCGCCATGGTGACCGGCCAGGTCATCTATCTGGGAGGGGTGTTCGCATGACTGACGCCGCCGATCGCTTCCTGGACCGGTTGCGCGCGCTGGGACCGCGCGTGGCGCTGATCGATGCCGCGACCGGTATCGAGACCAGCTTCGCCGATCTGGCCGACGCCGCCGATCAAGCCCGCCACAAGCTTGCCGCCGCCGGCATCGGCCCCGGTGCCGTGGCGAAGCTGGATGGCGAGGCGGCGGCCGGCACGCTGGCCCTGCTGCTGGCCCTGCAAAGCCTGGGGGCGGTGACGGCGCTCGATACCTCGACCGTGGCGGCGGAACGAGCCGACAAGGCGGCACTGGCCGGCGCAGGCTGGCGGCTGGCGCCGGAAGACAGGCACCAGCCGCAGGCGCTGCCGCCATCCGGCGAGGCCCCGGCGCCGCTGGTGGCGGCGCTTGCGGCCAGCGGTCGTGCCGGGCTGATCCTGTTCAGCAGCGGCACCACCGGCCGGCCGAAGGCGATGCTCCACGATCTGGACCGGCTGACCGACAGCTATATCGCCGGCGATCCGCGCGCCAAATCGGTGCGGCTGCTGCTGTTCCTGATGTTCGACCATATCGGCGGCATCAACACCATCTTCGCAAGTCTCGCCCAGGGCACCACGCTGGTTCTGCCCGCTGCCCGCACGCCCGACGGTGTCGCGGCCGCGATCGCCGCCCACCGGGTCGGCGTGCTGCCGGCCTCGCCCACCTTCCTGAACCTGATGCTGATGAGCGGGGTTGCCGCACGCCACGATCTGTCATGCCTGCGGATGATCACCTATGGCACCGAACCGATGCCCGACGGGTTGCTGGCCTTGCTGCGCGGCCGGCTGCCACGGGCGCGGCTGCTACAGACCTTCGGCACCTCCGAGACCGGCATCGTGTCCACCGTCAGCAAGGCATCCGACAGCCTGCTGATGCGCTTCGACGATGACGCGGTCGAACACCGGGTGGTGGATGGCGAATTGTGGCTGCGCAGCCGGCGGCGGATCCTGGGCTATCTGAACCACAGCATGGAGGCCTTCACCGATGACGGCTGGTTCCGCACCGGCGATCTGGTGGAGGAGGCCGGCGACGGCTTCCTGAAGGTGAAGGGCCGCGCCAAGGAGATCATCAATGTCGGCGGCGAGAAGGTGTTTCCGGCCGAGGTGGAAGGCGTGCTGATGGCATCGGGTCTGGTGGCCGACTGCAAGGTCTTCGGCCAGCCCAACGCCATCACCGGCCAGAGCGTCTGGGCCGAGGTCGTGCCGGCCGGCAATGATGGCGGCCCCGATCTGGTCAAGGCGGTCAAGGCCCATGCCCGCAGCCGTCTGGACGCGTTCAAGGTGCCGGTGCGGGTGAAGGTGGTCACCGACATTCCCTATTCGGCCCGGTTCAAGAAGCTGATCGCGCGGGAGGCGTCATGACCGATCTGGTGATCTTCGGGTCGGGCGGCTTCGCCCAGGAGGTCGCGGCCTATGCCGCCGATGCCGGCTTCCGGTTGCGTGGCTTCCTCGACGTCTCGGACCAGGCATGGCGGAGCCATGGCGCGCCCGAGCCGGGCTGGCTGGGCCGCGAGGAGGACTATCGCCCCGACGGCACCGAACTCTTCGCGCTGGGCATCGCCGACACCGCCATCCGCGCGCGGCTGATCGCCCGCTGGTTCGAGGCTCCAGACAGTGACGGCGGCGGCGGCTGGCCGGCGGCAACCATCATCCACCCCACCGCCACCATCATGCCGGGCGCCACGATCGGCGCCGGATCGGTGATGGGGCCGCGGTCGCATGTCGGCGTCAAGGCGCGGCCCGGCCGGTTCACCGTGATGAATTACGGCTGCTCCTTCGGTCATGACGGCGTGTCGGGCTGCAACAACGTGCTGGCATCGGGCGTGCATCTGGCGGGCTATGTGACGCTCGGCGCCGATAATTTCTTCGGCATAAGCGCCTCGGTCCAGCCACGCCTGACGCTGGGTGACCGTAACCGTATCCAGGCCGGCGTGTCGGTGGCCTCCGATGTCGGCTCCGGCGCCTTCGTGTTCCGCAAGGACCAGCCGAAGACCGCCTTTCTGTTCACCGCCCCCATCCTCGCCGCCGATACCGCCGGCGAGGGCTGATCCCGCAACCCGTCGATCGAGGTCCATGCGCCCCATGTCCGATCCCGTCCTGATCATCGGTGCCGGCCCGGCCGGCTGTGTTGCCGCCCTGACCCTGCGCCGCCGCGGCCGCGACGTCATCCTGCTGGAGCGGGCATCGGAGCCCGCCTACAAGATCGGCGAATCGCTGCTGCCCGGCACCCTGTCGCTGCTCGACCGGCTCGGGCTGATGGACCGCATCAACGAACGCGGCTTCGTCTCCAAACCCTCCGCCACCTTCGTCTGGGGCATGGGGCAGGCGCCGTGGACCTTCTCCTTCGCCACCCCGCGTCCCGAGCCCTGGATCTATGACCATGCCATCCAGGTCTATCGGCAGGAATTCGACGGCCTGCTGCTGGATGCCGCCCGCGATGCCGGGGTGGATGTGCGCATGGGCCACGCCGTCACCACCATCGATTACGACCACAGCGACGGCGTGCTGGTGCGGGCCCGCACGGTGGAGGGCGATCACGAGGTCGTGCTGCCCGGCAGCTATGTGGTCGATGCCACCGGTCAGAACGGGTTGATCGCGCGGGAACTGAACCTGCGCCGCTATGACGAATTCTATCGCTCGCTGGCGGTGTGGAACTATTACCCGGCGATCCGCAAATTCACCGGCGACCTGGACGGCACCACCTTCTCGATCACCTTCGAGAAGGGCTGGGTGTGGATGATCCCGCTGAAGGACGGCACTTATTCGGTGGGCGCCGTGGTCGATGTCGACAATGCCGGCGACATCCACGAAACCGGCCGGCAGGCGTTTCTGGACCAGTGCCTGCGATCGGCGCCCGAGGTCGCGAGCATCGTCGATCTGGACGATCCCCGCGCCGAGCCGCGGATCATCCGCGAATGGTCGTACAATGCCGAGAAGATGTCGGTCGGCCGCGCTTTCCTTGCCGGCGACAGCGCCTGCTTCACCGATCCGCTGTTCTCGCAAGGGGTGCATCTGGCCACCCAGTCGGGCGTCTATGCCGGCGCCGCGATCGACTTCCTGCTCGACAATCCCGACCGCGCCGACGACATCCACGCCTGGTACGATGCCGCCTATCGCGAGAGCTATTCGCAGTATCACGAGTTTCTGGCCTCGTTCTACAGCTATGCGTCCGAGGTGATGCCGGCCTCGACCTTCTGGTCGAAGCGACGGGTGCAGGGGCTGGGCGACAAGCGGTTCAGCGACAAGGCCTGGTTTGCCCGCATGACCGGTCAGGCCGCCGCCGAGACCGCCGGCGAGGATGAATTGCTGCGCGATTTCGTCAACCGCTCGGGCAACATGATCAGCCTGGGCCAGCATCTGCGCACCGAATTGACCGATGACTTCACGGAAGAGGAACTGGCCGCCAAGCGCGTGCAGTGGATCGGCAAGTTGACCCGCAGCCTGAACCGCATCGACCGGTTCGAATGGACCGGCGGCGAGGTCTCGCTGGTGCCGACCTTCAAGGTCGACCCGCTGAGCTTCCAACTGGTCGAACGCCAGCTCGTGGCCGACGACACCGGGCGGCGGATGGTGAAATACCCGATGACCGATGCCCATCGTGCGGTGCTGGCCGGCCTGAAGACGGAGCGGGTTGGCTATCGCGATCTGGTCAAGCGGCTGAAGCAGGCCGATGACGGCCCCGATCTGTCGTCGCAGATGATCATCCGGCTGATCGAGGCCGGGATGCTGAAAGGCTATGACCGCAGCGATGCGCCGGTCCAGGTCCAGCACCGTCTGCGCTTCGACGGCGTCGGTGCGGAATACGAGGTCTGATGCCATGCCCGTGACCGATGCAGATGCCGTGCCGCGCCGGACCGTGGTGATCGTGCCGGGGCTTGGCGGGTCCGGCCCCAACCACTGGCAGAGCCTGTGGGGCGCGGAAAACCCCGGCTGGCGGTGGGTCCGGCAACGCGACTGGGACCACCCGGTCGCCGATGAATGGCTGGCGTCATTGGAAGAGGCGGTGGCGTTGGCGCCGTCGCCGGTGGTGCTGGTGGCGCACAGCCTGGCCTGCGCCATGGTGGTGCGCTGGGCGGAGACATCCGCCCGCGCCGGCAGGATCGCCGCCGCCCTTCTGGTCTCGCCGGCGGATGTCGACAGCCCCGACCACACCCCTGACGAGGCCAGGGTCTTTGCCCCTGTGGGCATGGGCCGGCTGCCCTTCCCCACCCTGGTGGTGGCCAGCACCGATGATCCGTTCGTGGCACCGGAACGCGCCCGCGCCTTCGCGGCCGCCTGGGGCGCCGATCTGGTCGAGATCCGCGACGCCGGACACATCAATGCCGACAGCGGCTTCGGGGTCTGGCCGCTGGGCCAGGATCTGCTGCGTGAACTGATCGAGGACGGCTGACATCCGGCCCTTGTCGACGCTCCCCCGCAACCGGCCCAAGACCTGCCGTGTCCAGGAGGCCCGCAATGCCTTATGACGCCGGACCGTGCGACGCCCAGTTGCACGACCTGAACCTTGCGCAGCGCGACATCTATTTCGATCGCACGCTCAACCCCGACCGGTTGTATCTGGTCGGCGGCCAGATGCATGTCGACGGCCCGTTCGATGAAGATGTCGCGCGGGCGGCCTATCGCGCCGCCGGTCGCGACGTCG harbors:
- a CDS encoding RidA family protein; the protein is MSGKIEARLAELGITLPVPAVPVANYVPYAVTGNLVYTSGQVPVADGAVAWKGKLGAERSIEDGVASARLCALNCIAQLKAACGGDLDRVKRIVKVVIFVSSAAGFNDQPKVGNGASDVLVEIFGDAGKHARSAVGVNELPLDVTTEVEIVAEIA
- a CDS encoding thiamine pyrophosphate-dependent enzyme; its protein translation is MTTATTTDATAATITGGEAIIRTLIAHGIDTAFCVPGESYLAVLEGLRVHDDRIRLLVHRHETGAACAAEAWARARRLPGIAMVTRGPGASNAAHGVHVAAQDSTPLVLMVGQIATAEYGLEAFQEVDYTAMFGQAVKAVIEPRAAADCAGATARALRIAMAGRPGPVILVLPEDVTEGVLTGDAAATVPDISHGIAAHALDLAHLRAAAGLPGAAAVIAAAEALSQAARPIIIGGEIAAFDRAHGALDRLARLTGAGLATAFRRQDLVPADHPAWFGHLGLGRSPAQKRAFAEADLILIAGSRLDDVTTEGWTMPAADQTVIHLYPDADAIARAAGRNPHLPAHLLVGDVTASLDALSDRLADTIPPADRINWRDAIHGEVTRFAADPVRPVLGAVDMAAVVMTTASIAGPDAAVAIDAGNFAGFVHRYWPFTRPDTQFATQAGAMGYGLPAGLGAAAADDRRPVVVFAGDGGFMMTGQELATAVLERLPVKVIVVDNGVYGTILMHQTRRIGRGRDHGVVLSRPDFAMLARAYGAAGFTVERTEDFAGAFRAALAHDGPALVHVKTDPRDISAYGPLA
- a CDS encoding DUF898 family protein: MDQPALAVTALAVTALAPTAPEPAAPEPARWVRFHGRRPTFRRLVMRGALLELLTAGFYRFWLATDIRRHLWSHTLIDGDPLEYVGRARELLIGFLVATAILVPVYLAYFLIGLEATRLQAFAGLPLVLVLYVFAGFAAYRSRRYRVTRTVWRGLRASMTGSGIGYALRMVAWDLLVVISLGLALPWRQAALERYKMRHTAYGTLAGAFDGTGGALFRRGWPLWLLAIPGVLLIIPIPFLVAAFRAILWQWWVSNIRFGAVRFHSYLDRDSLFGCYWKATGWAVLLAVMMGLWLGGVLGIAAALATAPVPGGTPDYAMAFQHPLVVAGIAIGYLLMVLGLGVVIRIYLTRDIWARIAETTAIHGLSAADGVTGQGSAADALGEGFAGGFDLNLGGI
- a CDS encoding M48 family metallopeptidase, whose translation is MPPDQADRPPAVFYDGASNRRHPVRLVTGPDLAMEEDGVTIARWAYGDIRRADGDGRLRLRCLSGPPLARLEIADEALAASLLARLPASGRDAGRGHGRARQIVGWSLAACVSILALVLYGIPFAAGRLAPLVPLSVEQRLGDATDTRLRAMLGGRVCTRPDGAAALARMVEALGTAGGIARPVEVLVLSSPVANAVTLPGGRIYVFDGLLRKAETPDELAGLIAHEMGHVHNRDGLRTVIRAGGTSFLIGLLFGDVTGGAAIIFAANALLDAAQSRDAERVADDFAAATVTALGRPPAAFGDLLVRITGSDSRGTILDSHPVSVERLDRLAAAPGTAQTLSSGPALLDDAGWQALRQICADAATGSHPGPDGPKGPVRRSDKQNRP
- a CDS encoding SDR family NAD(P)-dependent oxidoreductase is translated as MSPIPASCTAAPSRIVLVTGASKGIGRGAALHFLGAGDIVHGCTRGDAGIDHAAYHHHTLDVADEAAVKAMCGRIRRTHGRIDVLVNAAGIASMNHALLTPAATLDAMLRTNVVGSFVCAREAARLMRPEARRKDAQDDIDAADTGSPPAGGRIINLTSVAVPLRLAGAAAYAASKAAVESLTGTLARELAPQGITVNAVGPGPVRTRLTRTVPAETIDRLLAAQAVPRLAAMDEVVRVIDFLAAPGAAMVTGQVIYLGGVFA
- a CDS encoding ANL family adenylate-forming protein gives rise to the protein MTDAADRFLDRLRALGPRVALIDAATGIETSFADLADAADQARHKLAAAGIGPGAVAKLDGEAAAGTLALLLALQSLGAVTALDTSTVAAERADKAALAGAGWRLAPEDRHQPQALPPSGEAPAPLVAALAASGRAGLILFSSGTTGRPKAMLHDLDRLTDSYIAGDPRAKSVRLLLFLMFDHIGGINTIFASLAQGTTLVLPAARTPDGVAAAIAAHRVGVLPASPTFLNLMLMSGVAARHDLSCLRMITYGTEPMPDGLLALLRGRLPRARLLQTFGTSETGIVSTVSKASDSLLMRFDDDAVEHRVVDGELWLRSRRRILGYLNHSMEAFTDDGWFRTGDLVEEAGDGFLKVKGRAKEIINVGGEKVFPAEVEGVLMASGLVADCKVFGQPNAITGQSVWAEVVPAGNDGGPDLVKAVKAHARSRLDAFKVPVRVKVVTDIPYSARFKKLIAREAS
- a CDS encoding acetyltransferase — translated: MTDLVIFGSGGFAQEVAAYAADAGFRLRGFLDVSDQAWRSHGAPEPGWLGREEDYRPDGTELFALGIADTAIRARLIARWFEAPDSDGGGGWPAATIIHPTATIMPGATIGAGSVMGPRSHVGVKARPGRFTVMNYGCSFGHDGVSGCNNVLASGVHLAGYVTLGADNFFGISASVQPRLTLGDRNRIQAGVSVASDVGSGAFVFRKDQPKTAFLFTAPILAADTAGEG
- a CDS encoding NAD(P)/FAD-dependent oxidoreductase, which produces MSDPVLIIGAGPAGCVAALTLRRRGRDVILLERASEPAYKIGESLLPGTLSLLDRLGLMDRINERGFVSKPSATFVWGMGQAPWTFSFATPRPEPWIYDHAIQVYRQEFDGLLLDAARDAGVDVRMGHAVTTIDYDHSDGVLVRARTVEGDHEVVLPGSYVVDATGQNGLIARELNLRRYDEFYRSLAVWNYYPAIRKFTGDLDGTTFSITFEKGWVWMIPLKDGTYSVGAVVDVDNAGDIHETGRQAFLDQCLRSAPEVASIVDLDDPRAEPRIIREWSYNAEKMSVGRAFLAGDSACFTDPLFSQGVHLATQSGVYAGAAIDFLLDNPDRADDIHAWYDAAYRESYSQYHEFLASFYSYASEVMPASTFWSKRRVQGLGDKRFSDKAWFARMTGQAAAETAGEDELLRDFVNRSGNMISLGQHLRTELTDDFTEEELAAKRVQWIGKLTRSLNRIDRFEWTGGEVSLVPTFKVDPLSFQLVERQLVADDTGRRMVKYPMTDAHRAVLAGLKTERVGYRDLVKRLKQADDGPDLSSQMIIRLIEAGMLKGYDRSDAPVQVQHRLRFDGVGAEYEV
- a CDS encoding RBBP9/YdeN family alpha/beta hydrolase produces the protein MPVTDADAVPRRTVVIVPGLGGSGPNHWQSLWGAENPGWRWVRQRDWDHPVADEWLASLEEAVALAPSPVVLVAHSLACAMVVRWAETSARAGRIAAALLVSPADVDSPDHTPDEARVFAPVGMGRLPFPTLVVASTDDPFVAPERARAFAAAWGADLVEIRDAGHINADSGFGVWPLGQDLLRELIEDG